One genomic window of Deltaproteobacteria bacterium includes the following:
- a CDS encoding extracellular solute-binding protein, with translation MVRWWAKCFLWMMLLSLVSGRATVYGAEAQEEWKRVIEAAKKEGKVVAGGPPTAVLRKQFKDTFESRFGIELELLSAPGPQNAQRAISEFKAGVKFFDVLHGGSGTLQPLKNENMLAPFMEQIILSEVKDAKQWWGGHLWEDNVKSHRFIYSFSADFSVPPFYNSSLVSPGDVKSYDDLLQPKWKGKIGMFEPRVPSAGQGLWGYLMRAKGKEYLQKLAEQNLYIHRDGQQIAVALAKGNVWIALAVAQRFVEPFIKNGLPIKVLPAMKEGLAGSNGFGTVAMMANVPHPNAAKVYLNWLLSKEGQELYGRALTQGSRRFDVDTKWLARHNTPAAKDITTPEEFEKTRFYGEDVIVNWREPAGEFARKILK, from the coding sequence ATGGTTCGTTGGTGGGCGAAATGTTTCTTGTGGATGATGCTTTTGAGCCTGGTGAGCGGGCGCGCCACGGTGTACGGCGCTGAAGCGCAAGAAGAATGGAAGCGCGTCATCGAGGCGGCCAAGAAGGAAGGCAAAGTGGTTGCCGGCGGGCCGCCCACGGCGGTGCTGCGCAAGCAGTTTAAAGACACCTTCGAATCGCGTTTCGGCATTGAGCTCGAGCTCCTTTCCGCGCCCGGTCCGCAGAATGCGCAGCGGGCGATTTCGGAATTTAAAGCCGGTGTGAAATTTTTTGATGTGCTGCATGGCGGCTCGGGCACGCTGCAGCCGCTCAAGAATGAAAACATGCTGGCGCCCTTCATGGAGCAGATTATTCTCTCGGAAGTGAAAGACGCCAAACAATGGTGGGGCGGCCATCTCTGGGAAGACAACGTTAAGAGCCATCGCTTTATTTATTCTTTCTCGGCCGATTTCTCCGTGCCGCCATTTTACAACTCGTCGCTGGTCTCGCCCGGCGACGTAAAATCCTACGACGATCTTTTGCAGCCCAAGTGGAAGGGCAAGATCGGCATGTTTGAGCCGCGCGTGCCGAGCGCTGGCCAGGGGCTGTGGGGGTATCTGATGCGAGCCAAGGGTAAGGAGTATTTGCAGAAACTGGCCGAGCAGAATCTCTACATTCATCGCGACGGCCAGCAGATCGCCGTCGCCCTGGCCAAGGGCAACGTGTGGATCGCCCTGGCGGTGGCGCAACGTTTCGTCGAACCCTTCATCAAGAATGGGTTGCCGATCAAAGTTTTGCCGGCAATGAAGGAAGGACTAGCGGGCAGCAACGGTTTCGGCACGGTGGCAATGATGGCCAATGTGCCGCACCCCAATGCCGCGAAAGTCTATCTCAACTGGCTCCTTAGCAAAGAAGGACAGGAGCTCTACGGCCGGGCGTTGACACAGGGCAGCCGACGTTTTGACGTCGATACCAAATGGCTGGCGCGTCACAACACGCCGGCGGCGAAGGATATCACGACGCCGGAAGAGTTCGAGAAGACCCGCTTCTACGGTGAGGATGTGATCGTCAACTGGCGCGAGCCCGCCGGCGAGTTTGCGCGAAAAATCTTAAAGTGA
- a CDS encoding alpha-hydroxy-acid oxidizing protein gives MATAPLVNVFDYEAAAKERLPKEEYDYIAGGATDEISVDRNRRGYSSWAFRPRVLRDVSKLDLSTTVQGTKVKLPVLIAPCGGHKRAHPDGELATYRAAAARGTILAVSANSNTSFEDIAKAAKGNLWVQLYPFRDKAMTEEWLQRAEDTGYKGIIVTLDSQWPPKRERNIRNNYQRTRGVNYPKTGKDTPRPAGRAGEGSDPAATWRDLEWIKNATPLPVVAKGVLTGEDVELCVDVGADGVIVSNHGGRHLDNTLATVEVLQEAVEAGRGRLEVYLDGGIRRGADVVKAIALGARAVFIGRPLFWGLAVDGEKGVVRVLDLLKEEIEITMAKCGRPTIASIDGSTIVKVPPLP, from the coding sequence ATGGCAACTGCACCTCTGGTAAATGTCTTTGATTATGAAGCGGCGGCGAAAGAGCGGCTGCCGAAAGAGGAGTACGACTACATCGCCGGTGGCGCGACCGATGAGATCAGCGTCGATCGCAACCGGCGCGGCTACTCGAGCTGGGCGTTTCGCCCGCGCGTCTTGCGCGATGTCAGTAAGCTCGATCTTTCGACCACCGTGCAGGGCACAAAAGTCAAATTGCCGGTGTTGATCGCGCCCTGCGGCGGCCACAAGCGCGCTCACCCCGATGGTGAGCTGGCAACCTATCGCGCCGCCGCGGCGCGTGGCACGATTCTCGCGGTCAGCGCCAATTCCAATACCTCGTTCGAAGACATTGCGAAGGCCGCCAAAGGAAATCTCTGGGTGCAGCTCTATCCGTTTCGCGACAAGGCCATGACGGAAGAATGGTTGCAGCGCGCCGAAGACACAGGGTACAAGGGCATCATTGTCACTTTGGATTCGCAGTGGCCGCCCAAGCGTGAGCGCAACATCCGCAACAACTACCAGCGCACGCGCGGGGTCAACTATCCCAAAACCGGCAAAGACACGCCGCGACCGGCAGGTCGAGCCGGCGAGGGCTCAGATCCGGCGGCGACCTGGCGCGATCTCGAATGGATCAAAAACGCCACGCCTTTGCCGGTGGTGGCCAAAGGTGTGTTGACCGGTGAAGACGTCGAGTTGTGCGTCGACGTCGGTGCCGACGGTGTGATCGTGTCCAACCATGGCGGCCGACATCTCGACAACACGTTGGCGACGGTGGAAGTGTTGCAGGAAGCCGTGGAAGCGGGCCGGGGCCGACTTGAAGTTTATCTCGACGGCGGTATTCGGCGCGGCGCCGACGTGGTCAAGGCGATCGCGCTGGGAGCGCGCGCCGTGTTCATCGGTCGCCCGCTCTTTTGGGGTTTGGCGGTGGATGGTGAAAAAGGCGTGGTGCGCGTGCTCGATCTGCTCAAAGAGGAGATCGAAATCACCATGGCGAAGTGCGGCCGGCCGACGATTGCCAGCATCGATGGCTCGACGATCGTCAAAGTGCCGCCGCTACCCTAA
- a CDS encoding glutathione S-transferase, with translation MKYELYYQPSIQGRGEFVRLALEDAGANYVDVARDPNFGRPGIMKILEDPKVEHPSYAPPFLKAGKLMIGQTANILQYLGPRIGLAPKSEAARLWVHQLQLTITDWVAEVGLTHHPIANALYYEEQKPECAKRAFYFRTQRIPKFLGYYEKILNHNSKGADFLLGMKICYADLSLFQMVEGLRYAFPRTMASEEPKHPRVVHVHDKVKARPRLAKYLASPRRLAFNQNGIFRHYPELEESQG, from the coding sequence ATGAAATACGAACTTTATTACCAGCCTTCGATTCAAGGGCGCGGTGAGTTTGTTCGGCTTGCCTTAGAAGATGCCGGGGCGAATTACGTCGATGTGGCGCGCGACCCCAATTTCGGTCGGCCGGGGATCATGAAGATTCTTGAAGATCCGAAAGTAGAGCACCCGTCCTACGCGCCGCCGTTTCTCAAAGCGGGTAAGCTGATGATCGGGCAGACGGCCAATATCCTGCAATACTTGGGACCGCGCATAGGCCTCGCGCCGAAGAGCGAGGCGGCGCGGCTGTGGGTGCATCAGCTACAACTGACGATCACCGACTGGGTGGCCGAAGTCGGCTTGACCCATCATCCGATCGCCAATGCGCTCTATTACGAAGAGCAAAAGCCCGAGTGCGCGAAGCGGGCTTTCTATTTTCGCACGCAGCGAATTCCCAAATTTCTCGGCTACTACGAAAAGATTCTCAACCACAATTCCAAAGGCGCGGACTTCTTGCTCGGTATGAAAATTTGCTATGCCGATCTCTCGCTGTTTCAGATGGTCGAGGGCTTGCGCTATGCGTTCCCACGCACGATGGCGAGCGAGGAGCCGAAGCATCCACGCGTGGTCCATGTTCATGACAAAGTCAAAGCGCGGCCGCGGCTTGCCAAGTATCTAGCCTCGCCACGACGCTTGGCGTTTAACCAGAACGGGATCTTTCGCCATTATCCAGAGTTGGAAGAGTCGCAGGGTTGA